CTCCGTGCGCACAGCCACGGCCGTAGACTCAACTAAAGCGGCCCTCGATGAAGGTCGGGTAGTAGACCTTGAGGCAGGGCGAGCGGACGATATGGGCTGACGAAATGCTAACGGAGGAGCCCTCGCTCTCCGCATTCTCCCTGACATCGATGAATGTCACATAAGCAACAAAgtcaaaaaaaaagagggggggggggagaatAGCGGAAAGCAAAAATGAAATTACTCACCAGTAAGGGGCTTGCGTCCATATTTCTCATAGAAGGACGACCATGTGTGGACCCTCGCCGTATGAGGAAGGATGGCGTTCACCCAATCGCGGATACCGTCAACAGGTGCATGGGGTAGTTTCACGACTGTAAAAACAAAAACAGTTTTTAGTACTGCCCGAAGGAAAACGGTCGAGCATCATTCCGACCAAAAGTAtagaaacttacgtgcaaagttccatttcACGGGGCACCCCGTAGGATCCTCCATAAGGTGCTCTATCCGCACATAAAAGTAGTTCTCACAGAAACGATGGTTGGCTCTGTCATCCATTCTCACTAGACTCTTCGTCCCTCGGTGGCGCATATGAATCATCGTGCCACGAATGAGTTGAGGAGCAAAGATATTGAGCATGTGCCTCAAATTGATCTCCCGACCAGCAAGCTCCGCAAACTTGAGCAGCATAAGGAACAATTTATACAGGTACGACGAAAGTTGGGCAGTGCATACCTCGTAATAGCGGCAAAAATCTACCACCAAGAGAGGGAGAGTAAGTGTGTACCCAACAACAAAGGGATATGTGTAGAACATGCAATACCATGGGCAGTCAAAATGAACTATGTCGTCCCCCACCGCCGACAGAATTTGGacgtggtgagggatttcccacTTGGCCTTCAATTCTGCGATCCCCTCCTCATTCATAACAGAGGAAGCAGGTTCCGTCTCCTCCCCCGGGGGACTATGGAAATCATTCCATGGTTTCCCAGGGCGAGGCAAGATCTCAGCCGCCGTCAGAACCCCCTCATCTTCCACCACTTCTACCCCTCCAGTGGCGAGAACATCGCTTTCCGGCGCCAGAGTTGTGGCAGGATGGTCAGCACAAGAAGAATTACCAGCCATTTGTATCAATTTGATAAAACAAAGGGatggaagaaaaaagaagagactACGACGAAAGTTCCTTGCTAAtcgaagaaaatcaaaaatccgAAGTATGAGGAGAAAAGAAGATTTGCAAAGTTCTTTCAAGTAAAGGCAAGGAAGTGTATCAATCTAATGGTGCTTTCCTTCTACTTATAAGagaaataaattccccaagcgcGAAACCCAGGAGTCGCCAATCAAAGCTGATAGGGCACGAAACGGTTTAATCCACTGGGAATGTGTGTGATAATGGTAGCAACCACGAGCGACGTTTCAAGTTAAATGATGTTTCGGAGGCCGCGACGGTCCAAGGGCATCGCAAGAGCGCCGTTACATTACTAATCTAAAAATCATACCCAAAAGGTAGATAGTCAGATTTCTCTTAGATGCGTAAAAATCATAATCCGTCTGCCAGGTCCGACAAGAGACGATCccgacagacggagggactaattgtattggtcaaaatctgactgcTGTGGTCGACCCAACTAGGATCTCGTCCAAGCGGCGGGATAGTGAAAGACGCCACGATTTGCTCCAAATCATGTACTCACAATACCTGCTAAGTCGAAGAACAATGCTCAGGGAACGACGAAAACGGACGTGGTATAAAGTTGCATCGACCCAAGAACGTAGCAAGGACTCCATGACTATATATAGGGAGAGAACCTTCCTAGAAAGGGGGcctttttctccttttcctcTCCTTTGTAATCTTCTTAGCAAAAAAGGAGACAAAACAATTTTCCATACATTACGTAAACTGATTATCTCCATCGATTGGagaaagaagaaatgaaaaacaTCAATAAGATTGATCGCCCTTATTTtatcattttcatcattttttgatTTGTCTACAAATTTAAAGTTTATTATGCTTGAttaagatttacctcttcatcttcattaattgatttaatcaaaaaggtttcaatatcttttgatcAAACATAACTAATATCTATTTTTACGTTAattttattacttaattatgatAAATTAACGTAAGCTGGTGTATGCATTTCCCTTTGTTTGTCCGTGATCCGGTTGCATTTCATAACCTTCTGCTTtaatatacttttttttttttaaactagtCAGAAGATAATATTGATTTCAAATTTATGGTGAtaataaaatcatttaaaagtCGTACTAGTAAAACATGATAAAATCATTTAGAAAATAGATCAAATTTACTAAAGTGTACAATTATCCAATTTATCATTATGGGCTATGATTGTCATCCCACATTTTATAATTAATCCAATATATTTCTCAAAGAGaatttagtgggcgtttggacaggACATTTGCATTTATACTTGCTTTTTGGGCCACATTTTAATTTGtatgctttgcaaaaaaaaattgcaaacatacccactttttcgcgtaacttcagcatacgggtcTGAAGTAGCAAATACAATTACACAAATtttagcattctagtagacgacCTGAAGTGGCAAAaattgctgaaccaagtgtgctgaagtttttgtttgttagttgaagttttgttctctattttttgaaatttttgtttgtaattgctgaacttaagcattctagtagctgaagttttgttttctatttgctgaagtttttgtttgtaattgctgaacttcagcatgttttagctgaagtttttcaCGTAAACTTAGTGTTGGCTGAAATtgttgtttgtaattgctgaacttaagcattttagtagctgaagttttgttctctatttactGAATTTCAACATGTTTTATGCTATCATGTAATTATTTTTTTGTACAGATAATAAGTATATCATAAGTAGAATTAGTAACTTAAAAAATTAGATAAATGATTTAGCACAACATGTTAAAATGCATTGATAATGTACAAAGCTGAATCCAACAAGTTACTATCATCTTTTTCAAAACTTACTTTAGAaagttatttataatttatttttaaataatctgataaacatacttatgacaatcatccccatgaactgaagtttcataaccgtaccaacagcagcagaagaaaaaataagaagaagaagaaaacgaaggaggaggaggagaaatggGGCTGGAGTTgtttaaaaaatgggtacaagttaaaactttaaaaaatgggtataggttaaatgagggcgaccaaatagagcgccccgtgcaatttttacgtttggacataagaattgtaaaattccaaaaaggtgaaatattttttcaagtgaaaatagtatttaaaatttagagttgtgtttcgacatgaatataattttgggttgttttgaagttttgtgagtggaaattttgaaaaatagttttttggagttttcaattttcgaaaattttcaaaatatattttcaagtgaaaattggaaaGTTTATGAATAAACGCTGATTTCGTAAAAAAGTGGATTTTTTTTGGAAGAAAAGATCTTTTtttgtccaaacgggctcttagacCCCccctcaaaaaaataaaaaataaaaaaatataagaaagggaataaaagaagtagaaaataaaaatcagaacaacaaCAAAAGCTGCTGCGTGGACttaaaaaaacaaaaggaaaaaagaaaaaagaaaaaagaaaaaacagatCTAAAagcttttctttcttccttctttaTGTAGAGTAGTGaaagaaagaaactgaaatcggCATAGCCACCCCCAGCTTTCTCCCGTCCCTTACTCTCTCTATACTTATCATTTCTATTCTAGAGAGAGAAACCAAAGTTGATCAGCGTACAGAGACAGGATAAAAGAACAAGCAAGAAATGTAAtgattggttttttttttctataCGATTTTGTGTAAAAACCCGTAGCAAGTGAAGGTCAAAGTAATCAAAATCAATGGCTGAGAACGAAGCATCATCGTCAAGGGCTCCGATGCGGCCCACTATTACTTTACCACCGCGTGCTTCAGTGGAAAATTTGTTTATGGGCGGGCCGGGTGGTATCAGCCCGGGTCCGATGACTCTTGTTTCCAGCTTCTTCTCCGATCCGGCATCGGAGTACCCTTCCTTCTCCCAGCTCCTCGCCGGCTCTATGGCATCTCCGGCGGCTTTTTCCGGTCAACGACAGGGTTTTCCCCCTCCGCCAGAGATGACAGTGTCTATTTCAAAGGGAAAAGAGTCCGGTAGTGGGGATATGGATTTTGGGTTCAAGCAGAACCGGCCGTCCGGTCTGGTGATTACTCAATCGCCCATGTTTACTATACCGGCGGGATTGAGTCCGGCCCGTTTGCTAGGTTCGCCTTTGTTGTTCTCACCTGGCCAGGTAGTTACAAAAGTTTTCAGTTTTTTTATTTAATGAGCATTTAATAGACTATATGAGCTTAGCTAAGGGTTCTAAACCAGAATAATGAGAATTATCTGAATATTGAATCACATGAATAGAATGGAATGAATACATGTGATTGATATTGCTGAACCAATCTCAGCAGAGACAAAAAAAAGATATTAGATGATTTCTTTCTATTTGTCTATGCTTTGGTGGCAAAGTTACTCGGTACGTGGGTTGGTGGGGATTAACAGTTGCCCGGTGATATAGTTGAGGTGCGTACAAGCAAACCCAAACACGAGCGGtcctaagaaaaaagaaaaaaaaatatagctGACCATAATTTATTTAAGATTGAGGCATAATGATTGATTGATTTGTGGATATGTTACCCTTAGCGTGGTTTGTGGATTGTGTGATTTAAGAGTTGCAGCATAATTTCGGTTATGGGGGTTTTCTAGATTCTTTGGGGTATTTAAACCCTGATTGGTCAAGCTTCTAGGAAAATATAAgtgcttatttttcaaaaaagttGCTTATTTTGGAGAGTTCAAGTGTTTGGCCTGAATAAGTGTGCTTTTGAGTATTTGTAAAAGTTGTTTTTCTATTCTAGGGAAGaagtttaaaaattaatttctccTTAGAAGAAGAAGTAAAACTGTATCAAGAACACGTTCCATGTCTAGAGGATTTGCAGATTGGTCTGATCACCAGTAGAGGGCTGCAGGTCCTTGCGAGAAGCCATAGGCGGACTTCCCCAcgagagaaaagaagagaaagaaggtAGAGAGAAACTTTACACCGAGATTTGCTGGTTTAAAAGCCAGAATGTACTAAAATATGGAAGAATTTTCATTTCCAGTACTTTTAGAGAGGGGAAGGAACTGTCATTTGGACATTTTCTTGTTTCTCAAAGCGGAAAGCACATGTCCGTGTCAAACACCATGTCTGGTGCTCCTCTTTAGTCCAAACTATGAGTTTACACTTGCAATGTTAGCATgccatttttcttttgttgtgtTACCTTTTGACCATTTTTCTTTGTCACATGCTAGGTAATGGTAACTTAAGATTTTCACTACTTTTCCTACTCCACATCTTATTACCAAGTAGTATCAATTTTACAAATCAACAGATTGTAAATTGTCAAAACCTGTTCTTATGTCCCTGGTTAGGTTGGAGTTATGCTTTAAGAGAATATTGTATTTCGTGTATGGGGAGACTTTCTTTAATACAGGAGAAGAGCAGTCTGATTCCCTTCAGGCATTCCTTTAAGTATGGTAGTGAGTTGAGGCTATTGATACTGAAGTTTGAGATAATATGTGATATGAGATTCAATATCTTCTTTTTGTTGGTGCATAATATACTATATCTTCTGACAGTACATCTCATGAGGCTAAATTACTTCATTAGTTGGAACGAACGCGTTAGAGGAGTAGCTATCctctttctctcttctattctcgaACACcttcccccctccccctccccctcctcCACACACACACCCCACcaccacccaaaaaaaaaaacctttttctTTCTTGACTAAATCAGCAGCaggaaaagatctctgtaaatgaACTGTTGCAACATGTACGGTGATGATGCTATTAGTTTAAATTGAATTAGCCTTTTCAATGTTATTTACGTATGGTTTTTGGACCATAAAGGGCCCTTTTGGAATGTCACATCAGCAAGCCCTTGCTCAAGTTACAGCTCAGGCAGCACATCCTCAGTCTCAAATGCACATTCAACCTGACTATCCGTCTTCTTCAGCAGCGCCTGCACCGTCCTTTTCACAGTTCCAGTCCCTAACCTCAAATGCCACAGCAAACAAACAGATACCGCCTCCTGCATCAGATCCTAATGTTATGAAAGAAGCATCTGAAGTTTCTCTGTCTGATCAGAGGTCAGAACCTGCTTCCTCTGCTGTTGATAAACCTGCTGATGATGGTTACAACTGGCGTAAGTATGGGCAGAAGCATGTCAAGGGAAGTGAATATCCTCGTAGTTATTACAAGTGTACACATCCAAATTGTCCAGTCAAGAAGAAGGTTGAGCGGTCTCTTGATGGCCAAGTAACTGAGATTATCTATAAGGGCCAGCACAACCATCAGCCGCCTCAATCTAGTAAACGCTCGAAAGAGAGTGGAAATCCAAATGGAAACTATAATCTTCAGGGGCCATCTGAACTCAGCTCTGAGGGTGTGGCAGGAACTCTGAACAACTCCAAGGATAGCATGCCTTCCTATTCATTAAGAATGACGGATCAAGAATCCAGCCAAGCTACACATGACCAAGTCTCCGGAACAAGTGAGGGTGAGGAAGTGGGTGATACTGAGAATTTAGCTGATGGAAATGATGAACGTGAATCTAAGCGAAGGTAATTTGCTTCATCCTTGGCACAACATTTGAAGTGAATATTTTTATAGCCTTGTCTATCTTCATAACCCACTGTTCTCCATCTCTACAACTGCTCCTTGCAGGGCCATAGAAGTACAGACTTCAGAAGCAGCTTCTTCTGCTTCTCACCGGGCAGTTGCAGAACCTAGGATCATTGTTCAAACAACAAGCGAAGTTGATCTTTTGGACGATGGTTATAGATGGCGGAAGTATGGCCAGAAAGTTGTAAAAGGAAACCCTTATCCAAGGTAGATTTATGGTTAAGTGAACCCTAAATAGAATATATCTGGTTATGAAGCATTATGAGTGTGAAGTTACCTTCCTGAATCACCTGCCACTGTCAGAAAAACTTTCTGCTTGAACACATTTTTTTTTGCCATGATCATATTAGAACTCTTTGTTTGAAACTCATAGTCTGAATTTTGCGTGGTACAGTTGGACCATGTTGTATTTACGTGCAAGAACAAAACAGGCCAATCAGATATCTAGATGACTTCTGTGAATGCATAGCCAGATGCTTATCGGTTATTTTGCTTGCTTTGCTAACATATTCAGTATACCATATTATTCTCTGCAGAAGCTATTACAAATGTACCAGCCAGGGATGTAATGTACGGAAACATGTGGAAAGGGCCCCGAGTGATCCAAAAGCTGTCATAACAACATATGAGGGCAAACATAATCATGACGTGCCTGCAGCTAGGAACAGTAGCCACAACACCACAAATAATTCTGTGTCACAGATGAGGCCACACAACCCCGTAGTTGATAAACAGGATGCAACTAGAAGAATAGGCTTCTCGAACAATGAACAGCAACCTATAGCACTGCTACGGTTAAAAGAAGAACAGGTTACATGATTTTTTGAGCTTCAGTCTTGCAAGGAATGAGAGAGGAGTCTACTGAAAAACTTTTGCCAAACTTGTCTCAAGATGGATCTATTTCGTGCATTTGAAGTCATAATGTTGGTTCACTCACCCAAAGTTAAATGAAGGAAACATGGTATATAAGTTTGTTGATACCAAAAATGATAGGTGAGCAAGGTGTGGATTGAATATACATTGTAAATTTTCTCAAGAAGGGCATAGAGTAGTATATTATTTGTATTCTTTCTGTAAATGCTCTTGTATAACATGTTTTGGCTTTTTATGGCGGCACAAACATGGTTGATGATTGATATACATGGTTGCAGTTGGTGTTAATCCCTTTGATCTGATTTATCTTgctatttttcaagattttgtaATAATATTCTGGGAGACTTTTCTGTATTTTTAGCAATCCTGCTGGCGTAACTCTCTACCACTTTTGGAGGTGGAGTTACAACATCTTTAATCGGCTTCGCCTTTTGTCTGAATTTGACCAATGGTGCATAAAGTTGTTGGAAAGTCTAATCTAGTACAATCTTTGTATCTATGATCATCTCAATATACACAATGACAGAATTTGAGTTTCTTGAAGTCAAAAGCTCAAATCTGGTAATATACATGTTCACTTTCCATTTCACAccatagttttttttttcttgtgagtTGTGGCTAAAGATTGCAGGTTTCATCTACAACTGTACCCTAAATTCCAATCAACACAATTTTCAACAAGAGTCACAAGTTGAGGTATCTGGCCGTGATTTACATAATCAACCATATTCAATCGGATGCAGCACAAAACTCTCTGGTAGCTCCTCTGGCTTCTGTGCCTGCATTATCCAAAAACTCTCAAAGCGGAGAAAAGGGTTTTGGGGATAGTTAAACCTGATCAATGATTCCATGCTTAAGCTGTTCGCGAAAAGCATCAAGTCTTTCCCTAGATATGTAGCTGAAACGATGAACGTCAATGTCAATCTCAAAGTAGTTGTTCCCCTGCACAACAGGTAACTGATGAAGTTCAACCAGTGGCACACAGAATACCAGATACCTCAGATTACAACTTTGAGTAACCCTCATCACCAACCCTAGAACAAATTATTAAACATAAAATGAAAAAAGTAACTGCAAACAAGAAGTAGTAGTCATTTAGAGGGATGGTTATGAGATTACAACCTAAAGAAAAACTATAATCCATGTACAACTTCTTACAAGAAAGTACCAATATGATAACTGTTTGCCTTTTAGCAAATGGTAGGATGGCTTGACATAGTTGAGGGAAGTGGAATTCAATTTCAAGAATTCTAGGCTAAGTAATGAATTTTTCACCAATAAGCCTACCCTTGAGGATGAAGATCCTACCTAATTTGAGACAAGTATTTTTAGAAACCACGATAGATAATTTGGGACACAGGGGTACCACTTATAAAGTAGGAATGTTCTGTTCGGAGTCCTTGCTGGAACTTTAGCTGGTCATCACGGTTCAACTGCTTACTAGTTTTTCACTATACTAGAGATTGGTTTTTTGGTAATTGGTTTCCATCTTACTCTACTATAACATGAGAACTTCCCTTTTAAGGCCATGATTCTCCTTCTAGTTCTAATCTTGTGCATGGAAAATTAGCAAAAACAACaaacccaatataatcccacaagtgggtctgggaaggatagtgtgtacgcagaccttacccctacctagaaagtagagaggttgtttccgatagacccttggctcaagaaaagatgaaaagaaagTAGCAGTAACAAGCAGAAATAATAGCAAAAACCAATTCTGGAATAAAACATGTCAGACATAGAGACATTACAAGGATTGAACATGTCATTTTTGTACAATTCTCATTAATTGACTATTCGGAGGTCTATAAATGGTTTTTTCACTTTGGACTTGAGATTGCAGCTTATACTTCAGTGATCAACTGTAATCTTTGTGCTAATCTGCTGCTTTATTGAGAAGAAATCCTCCAGGGACATCACATCACCTCCGTACTAGGAAGCAGTTTCTCT
The Nicotiana sylvestris chromosome 11, ASM39365v2, whole genome shotgun sequence DNA segment above includes these coding regions:
- the LOC104234938 gene encoding probable WRKY transcription factor 4, with amino-acid sequence MAENEASSSRAPMRPTITLPPRASVENLFMGGPGGISPGPMTLVSSFFSDPASEYPSFSQLLAGSMASPAAFSGQRQGFPPPPEMTVSISKGKESGSGDMDFGFKQNRPSGLVITQSPMFTIPAGLSPARLLGSPLLFSPGQGPFGMSHQQALAQVTAQAAHPQSQMHIQPDYPSSSAAPAPSFSQFQSLTSNATANKQIPPPASDPNVMKEASEVSLSDQRSEPASSAVDKPADDGYNWRKYGQKHVKGSEYPRSYYKCTHPNCPVKKKVERSLDGQVTEIIYKGQHNHQPPQSSKRSKESGNPNGNYNLQGPSELSSEGVAGTLNNSKDSMPSYSLRMTDQESSQATHDQVSGTSEGEEVGDTENLADGNDERESKRRAIEVQTSEAASSASHRAVAEPRIIVQTTSEVDLLDDGYRWRKYGQKVVKGNPYPRSYYKCTSQGCNVRKHVERAPSDPKAVITTYEGKHNHDVPAARNSSHNTTNNSVSQMRPHNPVVDKQDATRRIGFSNNEQQPIALLRLKEEQVT